TCAAAAGAAAATCAAAGCCTCACAGAAAAAAGACCGCCCGCGCGCCGCGGCACAGACAGTCAGTAACCTCTTTTCCGCATTCGTCAAGCTCGTCATCTTAGTCATCCTGATAGGGATTATCGGGACGATCGGTTACGGGGGCTACCTGATGTATGATGCCCCGGAGGATATTCCTAAGTGGAAAGCCTATTCGAATTACGGCAAATGGGAGATCGAGGAGCAAGTGGCCTTTGAAGAGAGCTTCGACCGTGCGAATATTACAAAGCTCGATCTCGAGGATGCCCTTTTAAACCGGATGGCCGTGACAGCCAAATGGAATGAAAAGGATGTGAATGCATGGCTCTCCCGGAACCTGCCTGAAAAACCTGTTAAATTCGGACCGATTGACGGCCGTTTTATCGGGGCCTATATCCAGTTCGAGGCCGATGGGATCATGAATCTGATCATGCGGTATAAGATTTTTGACCAGCCGGTCTATTTCCAATACAAAATAAATACCTCGATGGAACAGGGGAATTTGTATAGCCAATATATCAGCGGTGCCATTAATAGTCTGCCTATCCATCAAATGATCATTGAGAGGCTTGCGAAGCCCCTTGATCCGATCCAGGCGGTCTTTATCAAAAATAAAGCTCGCCTCAACGAGTGTGACAGCTTGGAGATCAGGGATCAGGAAATAATCATCACTTGTGTCCAGAAAAATATCCCGGATATCGACCCCTTTGCGGCACCCCCTGTACCCGCAGAGGCATCACCCACTCCGGAAGACAAACCTGCAGCGCCACAACCGTGAGGCATTTTCTCCTCATCCACTGCCTAGTTTTTGTCTCTATCATCCCCTCCCTCCTTGAGGGGGCAGAACCCATCACTACGACCAGTGCAGACAACCGTTTTGTTGTTGTCAGCGAGAATCGCCAGACAAATATATTCATGATGGGATATATCGAGAGTTTCTTCCGTAAATTCAGCCAGACAATGCGCGTTTCGGGGGATTCCCCCCACCTTCTCAGGGTGGAGATACGCGAGGGGCTCAATGAGAAAATCACTCTAAGCCCCTTTATGGCGGGGAATAAACTTTGTTTCAAGATCACCCTCATTTCCCCGGGACTCTTCGACAGGGCCACCCTTGACAAGTACCTCGCACAAATTGCATTCAGCGCATACGCAAACCGCGACACCAAGCTCCGAGCGGGAGAGAGTTTGCGCACTGTGCCGGAGTGGATATGGCTGGGTTATTGTCATTATCAAAGCCCGACACCCACCACCTATTACATTAATATTATCCGCTCGATTTATGAGAATAGGCAGATCCCGCCCATGGACCGGATCCTCAATGCGGACTCCCCCGGCAAAATCGGATTAAACACCGAGGTCTGGACCGCATTCCAATGGCTTGTTTTCCGGTCCATCTACCTTTCAAACAAAGGGGCTGCCAATATCATGCTTATGGCCGTCGAAGACTCCGCAGGCCGCGACCCCCTCTCAGCTTTAACTAAGGTGATGGATTTCCAGTCAAATTCCGAACTTCAAAAATGGTGGATGCTCCAGGTCACCCATTATTGTGAAAACCTCATTACCGAACCCAAAAATGTCGTGGCCACGGAAAAAAAGTTATCCGACGTCCTGGTTTTTAACCTACCGGCGGAGGGCGCGGTGAATCTGGCGGATACCTTTATCCAATTCCGCACCACCCCAGAAATCGTCGTCCAGCTCCGGGAAAAAGTCGCCGCCCTGGCTAACCTGTATAGTGAGAGCCCCCCTGAATACCAACCGGTCATCCTCCGCTACCAAAGGCTTTTCCAATCCCTCCTCCAAGACCCGGCCAGCCCGATGACTCTGGAGCTGGAATCCCTGCGTAAATTCCGCAAGAATATCCTCGCACAGAATCAAAAGCGGATCGATCACCTTAATTGGTATATCGTCACAAAAACAGAACCCGACCGCCGGGAATTTGAAAAAATCTTTAGAATCTACGAAAATCTCGATGACCAGCAAAAACAAAAGGAATTCATCCCCCTGCCGGGATTAAAAATCTTAAAATCCGCCGATGAATAAGTATTCCCAAACTACTCTATTGCCAGAGAAAAGAAATTTGTTACGCTCCAGTCCCAGAAGAATATGAAAATTTCCGATCTTAGAGGTATTTTAAATTACGTCCCGAGTTTCCGGGAAAAGATATTTGTATTAGCAATCGATGGAGAAATCATCGAGCACGAGAACTTTGTCAATCTGGTCCTCGACATAGCCGTCCTGCGCAGCCTGAATATCAAGATCGTCATCGTCCATGGGGCCAGCCACCAGATCCGCCAGCTTTCCGGGGACCAAAACCAGCCTTACTCAAATGATGATGGCACGGGGATTACCGACGAGACTACCCTGAAGCTCTCGCTTCTGGCGGCTAACCGCCTGACCCACGAGATCATGGAGGGGCTCACCTCCAGTGATTTGCGGACCGCCTACGCAAATTGCGTCATCGCCCACCCCTATGGCATCGTCGGGGGCATCGACCACCAGCTCACCGGTAAAGTCGAAAAGGTCGATACAGAGTTCCTCTTTGCCCTTCTTAATAGCGGGGTGATCCCGATAGTCCCACCGCTGGGCTTCGACGGTGACGGTAAAACTTACCGGGTGAATTCCGACGGGGTCGCCTTGTCCATCGCCGAGGCTTTAAAGGCCAATAAACTCATTTACCTGACCACCGTTGACGGGTTACCGAACCACGGCACGATCTTCAGCCAGCTTGGTGTCATCGAGGCGGAGCAATACCTTAAAGAGAACTCCTCCACACTATCTAATGTCCTCGACTCGAAACTGCGGCACTGTATCCGGGCTTGCGAAAATGGTGTCGCCCGGGCCCACATCATCAACGGCAAACAGGATGAATGCCTGCTCGGGGAAATCTTCTCTAATGTCGGTGTCGGCACCATGATTTACGCGAATGAATACCAAGCCATCCGCAAAGCCCAAAAGAAAGACGTGAGCAATTTGCTTTCGATGATCAAGAACTCCGTCCAGAGCGAAGAGCTCATCAAACGGACACGCTCTGAAATCGTTTCCCAACTCCCCGATTATTACGTTTTTGAAATCGATAAAAACCTCGTGGGCTGCGTCGCCCTCCATCTTTTTCCTGAACAACAAGCCGGTGAAATGGCCTGTCTCTATGTAAAACACAGCCATGAGAATCAGGGAATCGGGCGTAAGCTCATGCAATTTGTGGAAACCACCGCGAAGGATAAAGGATTAAAGAAACTTTTCGCCCTTTCCTCCCAGGCCTTCATGTTTTTCCAACAAAAGGCCGGTTATGTCGAAGCCACTGCCGATGACCTGCCTCCAGGCCGGAAAGAAAAGTATCTCAAGAGCAAGCGGAACTCCAAAATCCTGGTCAGATCCCTCGTGGGATGACGCCCTCACCCAGTTTATGGGACCCTTAAAAATATCCAGTCGCTCCACCTTATCCCGGACCATCGCCCATCTCGCTAGGTTATATCATTCAAAGGAAACTATTAGCCGCCTTCTGTAACCTGTCATTGAGGGCAAGGCCCAGACCAGTCTGGGGAAAGCGCTCGGCATAAATCGTATCCACCTCGAGATGATCGGCACAGCGTAATGTCTGGAAAAAATTTGCCGCCGCCTCGGTCAAATCTGACTTTTCCGATAGGACAAACTCCTCCACACCCGCCATCCCCAGCTTCCGGCTGAAAGTCACCACCGCGATTTTTGCTCCGGAAGGAATCACGGGGGATTCGCCCGCCTCAAATATCCTGACTTTTGTCGCCGGGGCATAGTGTGCGGGTAAATTTCCCGGGGCCAAGCGCGGATCAAATTGCCCGGGGGCCGGGATTTCCTCACCGAGGACCTGTGCAATTTGCTCAAGGGTTAATGCTCCCAGTCGTAAACAAACCGGTTTCTCCCCGTCAAAACCGATAATCGTCGATTCCAGACCCTTTTCACAAGCGCCCCCGTCGAGTACCAGTGGGACATCCGGGCCGAGACCTTCCCTGACCGCATCCGCCGTTGTCGGGCTGAGTTTACCAAATTTATTTGCACTCGGCGCCGCCAGATACCCGCCAAAAGCCTCTAATAAATCCAAGGCCAAAGGGTGTGCCGGTACCCGGATGCCCACCGTGGATAGTCCCGCCGTCGCGAGGTCAGGGACCCAGTCTGCTTTGGGTAAAACCAAGGTTAATGGCCCGGGCCAGAAAATCATTGCTAACTTTTCCGCCACCGGGGAAAAATCTTTGACAACACCTCGGGCACCTTCAAATGAAGAGGCATGAATGATCAAGGGATCAAATGTGGGACGGTTTTTAACGGAAAAAATGCGGGATAATGCCGCTGGATTCGATGCGTCACCGGCGAGGCCATAAACTGTTTCTGTGGGCATACCAACGACTTGGCCGGCCTTTAAAAGGTCCACAGCTTGCGCAATTTGCCTGTCCAGGGATGGAATTCGACTCATAGAGATTTCTTCCATACTCAGAGACAGGCACGTTGACTTGTAAAGTTAAAACCAATATTATGCCGGGCTTATGGCTAAACCATCACTCGGTAAAGGATTGAGCGCACTCATTCCCGCACTCGCTAAAACACCTATCATTCCCGCACCCCCGGTCGAGGTCGAACCCGTCCCCGGCGAAAAAGTATATGAACTCGAGATCGATAAGATTCATAAGAACCGGTTCCAGCCCCGGCGCGTTTTTAAAGAAGAAGAGATAAATGAACTTGCCTCATCCATCAAAACCCACGGCATTATCCAGCCCGTCGTCGTCCGCAAGAGTGATACAGGCTACGAACTGATCTCGGGTGAACGCCGCCTGCGGGCCAGCCAGTCAATCGGGGCGAAAACTGTCCGAGCCATTATCCGGGAAGCCTCTGACTCACAAATCGCCGAACTGGCCTTGATCGAGAATATCCAGCGGGAGAACCTTAACGCCATCGAGGAAGCCGAAGCCTACCAGACGCTCATCGACATTTTTAATCTCCGCCAAGAAGATGTCGCCGGGCGTGTCGGCAAAAACCGGGCGACCATTACGAATTCCTTACGCCTGCTCTCCCTCCAATCCGAGGTCCGTCAACACGTCGCCACCGGCCATCTCAGTGTCGGCCATGCCAAAGTCCTGATGGGCCTCGACGATGCCCAAATCCAGCTCGATGCCGCCGAGAAGATTATTAAAAGCGGTCTGAGCGTCCGCCAGACAGAGATCCTCGTCTCGGAATTAAAAAGATCCGTCGCCCGCAATAAAGATCATGGGAAACATTCCGAACTCGAGCTCGACACGACCATGACAAATTTAATCGAACAAATCGAACGTTCCTTCCGCCAGAAACTCGGCACCAAAGTCCAGATCAAACATGGAAAGGACAAAGGCTCCATCATGATCGAGTATTATGGTAATGACGACCTGAACCGGGTGCTTGAGTCCCTCGGGATTACCCTTTAATTTTTCATTAACATTATCCCCCCCCCCACTATGGAAATCGCATTGATCCGCCGCCGCTTCACCCTTTCCGGGGGGGCGGAGAATTATACCCAAAGACTCGCCCTAGGCCTGGCCGACCGCGGGATCAAGGTCACCATTATCTGTGAGGACTGGCCCGTCTTTGATGAGAGAATCGTGATCCGCACCCTCCCCACCTGCATCACCCCGATCCAATTCGCCGATGAGGTCCAGAAGCTCATGGAGACACGCTCCTTTGATTTCATCTTTAGTCTAGAGCGGGTCTATCGTTGTGATGTTTACCGCGCAGGTGACGGGGTCCACCGAGCCTGGTTAAATGCCCGCGCCGAGCATTTGGGCAAATGGTACAAAATCACCGACATGCTCAACCCCAAGAATCACCAGCTTTTAAAAATCGAAAAAGAGCTTTTCAGCCCCGGCCACACCCGCGCAATCACGACGAACTCCTACCGGATCGCCAAAGAACTCGTCGAGA
The window above is part of the Verrucomicrobiota bacterium genome. Proteins encoded here:
- a CDS encoding zinc ribbon domain-containing protein: MAVIICKSCGEENEPGRIYCNECNQKLDAGNLSGLVGNKGDALTKTTIQKKIKASQKKDRPRAAAQTVSNLFSAFVKLVILVILIGIIGTIGYGGYLMYDAPEDIPKWKAYSNYGKWEIEEQVAFEESFDRANITKLDLEDALLNRMAVTAKWNEKDVNAWLSRNLPEKPVKFGPIDGRFIGAYIQFEADGIMNLIMRYKIFDQPVYFQYKINTSMEQGNLYSQYISGAINSLPIHQMIIERLAKPLDPIQAVFIKNKARLNECDSLEIRDQEIIITCVQKNIPDIDPFAAPPVPAEASPTPEDKPAAPQP
- the argA gene encoding amino-acid N-acetyltransferase — protein: MKISDLRGILNYVPSFREKIFVLAIDGEIIEHENFVNLVLDIAVLRSLNIKIVIVHGASHQIRQLSGDQNQPYSNDDGTGITDETTLKLSLLAANRLTHEIMEGLTSSDLRTAYANCVIAHPYGIVGGIDHQLTGKVEKVDTEFLFALLNSGVIPIVPPLGFDGDGKTYRVNSDGVALSIAEALKANKLIYLTTVDGLPNHGTIFSQLGVIEAEQYLKENSSTLSNVLDSKLRHCIRACENGVARAHIINGKQDECLLGEIFSNVGVGTMIYANEYQAIRKAQKKDVSNLLSMIKNSVQSEELIKRTRSEIVSQLPDYYVFEIDKNLVGCVALHLFPEQQAGEMACLYVKHSHENQGIGRKLMQFVETTAKDKGLKKLFALSSQAFMFFQQKAGYVEATADDLPPGRKEKYLKSKRNSKILVRSLVG
- a CDS encoding L-threonylcarbamoyladenylate synthase: MSRIPSLDRQIAQAVDLLKAGQVVGMPTETVYGLAGDASNPAALSRIFSVKNRPTFDPLIIHASSFEGARGVVKDFSPVAEKLAMIFWPGPLTLVLPKADWVPDLATAGLSTVGIRVPAHPLALDLLEAFGGYLAAPSANKFGKLSPTTADAVREGLGPDVPLVLDGGACEKGLESTIIGFDGEKPVCLRLGALTLEQIAQVLGEEIPAPGQFDPRLAPGNLPAHYAPATKVRIFEAGESPVIPSGAKIAVVTFSRKLGMAGVEEFVLSEKSDLTEAAANFFQTLRCADHLEVDTIYAERFPQTGLGLALNDRLQKAANSFL
- a CDS encoding ParB/RepB/Spo0J family partition protein, which gives rise to MAKPSLGKGLSALIPALAKTPIIPAPPVEVEPVPGEKVYELEIDKIHKNRFQPRRVFKEEEINELASSIKTHGIIQPVVVRKSDTGYELISGERRLRASQSIGAKTVRAIIREASDSQIAELALIENIQRENLNAIEEAEAYQTLIDIFNLRQEDVAGRVGKNRATITNSLRLLSLQSEVRQHVATGHLSVGHAKVLMGLDDAQIQLDAAEKIIKSGLSVRQTEILVSELKRSVARNKDHGKHSELELDTTMTNLIEQIERSFRQKLGTKVQIKHGKDKGSIMIEYYGNDDLNRVLESLGITL